ATTCTTTATGGATTTCGCTCCAAAGAAGCAACAAAAGCTAGTTGTGTTATATTTCTTCCCGGTTTCACAGTATCCTTGGCTAAGGTAAATATGTCTATAATAATCCAAATATAggagaataattaaaaatgtttacttaacatttttttcgtcaACAGGAAGTGCATTCGAAGCCACACGCATTCAAAGTGTATCATGCAGCAAAGACATTCTACTTCGCAGTAGAGTCCCAGGATGCACTCAATCAATGGGTAGAATTGCTAAGACAAGCCACTTTGCATCCGCAACCGAACTCGCACAATGTGCGACAATTTGCATCAGGCGATACAATGGACGATATAAACACCAAAGAACTATTCTCTGAAACGGATAGTTCAGGTGAAGAAACTGAGTCGATAGTTTCCAGCAATCTATGCACGCCATCGCCCCAATCCTCAGGAAAGGATATCATCGCAAATTTATCATCGGCTACATCTACTCCCAGTTCATCGCAACCAAAACAAGAACGTCGGTATTTGGGCTCTCTCCGTAAATTAACTAAGGGCACATTGCCATTCAAAAGCAGCAACTCGGGtgaaaaaaaaccttcaagtgACATTCCAGTGCCTACAGATCAGTATCGGAGTTACCGAAAAGTACCAGGAGGCAGTTTCGGATTACAGATTGGAACCAATACGCCTGGCTATCACCACGATTTGACGTTTCAACCGCTTCAAAGTAGTAGCCCTCCCACGCATGCACTGAATTTCTCACAAACACATTTGGCGCCAGTAGTGGCACCCCCGCCACCACCACCGCAAGATTTGGGTCGTAAGCTTTCGCTCTCTTCAAGTCACGTTTCAATCGTAAGCAACGGTACTGATTTTTCGCTCAATTCTTCAGTAGTGTCCACATCGTGCTTAGGTCCACCTTCGTCACCGGCACCAGTGCCTGATCGTAATGCATCCTACACTGTGAGTCAGCAGTCGCCCGGCGCTCACAGTAATTCCACATCAACTTCAAGCATATCATCGAGGTCCATGCGAAAAATACCGTACAATTTCATACATGCATCCAATCCAAATTTAGTCGAATTCGATTTCCAAACATCGAAAACACTTGACTATTCGTTGCCCAAAATCAACTCTGCCAACTCTTGGGATGCACATCATAACATTCAGAGTTTCATTACACTGAAGGATTTAATGTTACGTAAACAGGAGGAGGAAGCCCAGGAAATGTATAACAATCGTGTGTTGCTGGGCGTTGAAAAGAAGGATGTGCAGCAGAATAGGTCTGTTGCTGGCGGCGGTGCGGGGGATTGTGGGGACAGTTGCGCCGGTAGCATCACTAGTAAATTATCGAAAACCCAGAATCGCAGTTTGCCGAAGACGCCCGATtatgaaattagttttaaacCGGATGATGAAGACATCCGACGAACGCGCACAAAGGAGGGTCTAAAACTGCGAGACTTTGGTTACGAATTAATATCTGGCGACGAACCAATGGGCTCTGTCATTGGAGGCTCCAGTGTATTAATAGCTTCACGTCAAAATTCTAACATGTCAACGGTAAGCAGCAATGCTGACCATCACTCGGAAAGTAGCAGCATAATAAGCAGCAAGTCGCGGTCATTTGTTCTCTTGCCGCACAAAAGCAAGAAACATTCGAGTAATAGTTGCTCCTCCACATCTTCCATTACTGAACTGACAAGCAGTAGTGAAAAGCGTTCTGGAAGTATAAAAAAGAAGAGTAAAAGCGAGCGCATTTTCCAGCAGTTCCACAAGCATACAGGCAGCAACAGCAGTGGGAGTACAGCAATGACCATGACTTTGCCACTAAACAAGCAGAAAGCCAGCCAACGAGACATGGAATTATCCAATAATGGTAGAAGTAGCATCTGTGGCACTGGTATAAAGAAGAGTCATACATATAATcatgatttgaaagaaaaagcggGTGTTAAATATGACGCCCACCGCAAAAACTCTGTGCCAATTTTGACTAAGTTGAGCACTACATTCGGTGTTGGAAGTAGCAACAGCGGGGGTAATGTTGCTGGATCAATCAATAATAGCAATTTTATAGGCACTAAGAGTGGCAAAGAGAAACGATTACTGGGTTCACCATTGCTACATCGCACCGTATTTGGCACACAACATCATCATCAACAGTACCAACACACTATGAGCGGTATTTCTATGCCCACTACACCAACCTGTACTGGCAGAGAATATGATCGCGAGATATTCTCGCAAATAATATTTCCGAAAGTAAACTCCTCACATCATCACCAATCTAATAATTACCAGAGTGACCGCAGTGGTGGAAGTTACGTGCGACATGCTCATTTGGCGACTTCACAATCCAGTTCAGTAATCACAGCTCCTGACGTAGTGGCGCCGCCTCCACCACTACCACCTCACGAACATCGAGACGGTAACATCAGCAGAAACCTTAAAGATACAAATACCGTCATTGGAGCAGGCGCAGCGACAATCAACTCGCCTGAGTATCCGCATATGGAGTGCCCGCCGGTATTTGAACCCGAAATATACTCATTAACAGACACGTATGCTAGCCAAACACTCCTACTGCGTCGCAAAGACAGCGGTAGCAATGGCGTTGAAAAGCAACAATAGCAATACCAGTCTTAAACAGCGACAATAGGAATATCCTATGTAAAATATCCGAAGAGAGCCGGCTACAAACGTCAAATAATATAGTGTCTTCCCTTAGTTAGTTTTATGCTTTTTGGCTTTAAGTTTGAGTCATGTagattgaatatttttgaacataGTATTAGACGaaataaagtatatatattattttacgaACATATTCCGATAAAGAATTCAAATgccttataattttattatattttatttaaatacaaagtACCAAATTGA
The sequence above is drawn from the Anastrepha obliqua isolate idAnaObli1 chromosome 4, idAnaObli1_1.0, whole genome shotgun sequence genome and encodes:
- the LOC129243784 gene encoding uncharacterized protein LOC129243784; its protein translation is MAYINVVEWTPDQVTDWLKGLDESMEHYISSFTNNEVGGRQLLNIRPYELEQLGMYSIGHQEIVLEAVENLRNFYYNLDKENLQFMALHVATAAHSLHRQLITHSDSSKIETQILSDITRTIGTIKPLIGWLERAPFQGQVQFTEICRNLLRLGLEMATMAQRDRFVERPVDQILGTAEKLERLANYIIQDISDPMLLQPASLNLVTVKKREMDPGFEIESNYHGVHRITEIKYNSPAHTSGKIEYGDEIVQINYQTVVGWQGKTVWHQLHVSPTDVLLTLKKRPKHTKIYGQIYMQPYRLPSKKRTVGSRWGENLPTPKTSFLTVPNNSAAFELLSLKSEEKAATTASDSESNCSDTSTPTETKTSEKRSRLYYEKPRTVLQRRHTISGDLKCGNDVTQHHKPNASIVGDPSSPSLRDKCKSFGFGLELTSRPKTCIGMGVKNEGGSEIHEVFNKSKATDITESGEITVERSKPGVSKVVRFDANMKFEDYPVDEKYICNVENTILETFEPILFADEEDEDALDTQRNVIRDDRVSAPLLPTPATTPTTPKPPAPLPDATVVTPALETVNTQIVARRGRLDKSHSTPAYDNTGVECDTPPAIEPRKEFLQQTPPVPPPRPRKQKDMIPQPVPPPPPKPPNLMGTALHSSSNIKLATPVISAEVMGNNPLHIPLPVMPSMMIPHPNLTSTNIHLSNAPTQINELHTPTKSRTLSLKKKHSLVAKRRNVNLKVLGTGDIQGHLYRRTKDRRGVTFWARLYFVMLNTILYGFRSKEATKASCVIFLPGFTVSLAKEVHSKPHAFKVYHAAKTFYFAVESQDALNQWVELLRQATLHPQPNSHNVRQFASGDTMDDINTKELFSETDSSGEETESIVSSNLCTPSPQSSGKDIIANLSSATSTPSSSQPKQERRYLGSLRKLTKGTLPFKSSNSGEKKPSSDIPVPTDQYRSYRKVPGGSFGLQIGTNTPGYHHDLTFQPLQSSSPPTHALNFSQTHLAPVVAPPPPPPQDLGRKLSLSSSHVSIVSNGTDFSLNSSVVSTSCLGPPSSPAPVPDRNASYTVSQQSPGAHSNSTSTSSISSRSMRKIPYNFIHASNPNLVEFDFQTSKTLDYSLPKINSANSWDAHHNIQSFITLKDLMLRKQEEEAQEMYNNRVLLGVEKKDVQQNRSVAGGGAGDCGDSCAGSITSKLSKTQNRSLPKTPDYEISFKPDDEDIRRTRTKEGLKLRDFGYELISGDEPMGSVIGGSSVLIASRQNSNMSTVSSNADHHSESSSIISSKSRSFVLLPHKSKKHSSNSCSSTSSITELTSSSEKRSGSIKKKSKSERIFQQFHKHTGSNSSGSTAMTMTLPLNKQKASQRDMELSNNGRSSICGTGIKKSHTYNHDLKEKAGVKYDAHRKNSVPILTKLSTTFGVGSSNSGGNVAGSINNSNFIGTKSGKEKRLLGSPLLHRTVFGTQHHHQQYQHTMSGISMPTTPTCTGREYDREIFSQIIFPKVNSSHHHQSNNYQSDRSGGSYVRHAHLATSQSSSVITAPDVVAPPPPLPPHEHRDGNISRNLKDTNTVIGAGAATINSPEYPHMECPPVFEPEIYSLTDTYASQTLLLRRKDSGSNGVEKQQ